In a single window of the Candidatus Deferrimicrobium sp. genome:
- a CDS encoding ATP-binding protein, with product MSDQGPGIPAGFEEKVFEVGFSTRTGPLHTGMGLPVARFLAGQAGGMVLLANGSGGGCEARIRMPMNARA from the coding sequence GTGAGTGACCAAGGGCCCGGGATTCCCGCGGGGTTCGAAGAGAAGGTCTTCGAGGTCGGGTTCTCCACCCGCACAGGACCGCTCCACACGGGAATGGGACTCCCGGTCGCGCGGTTCCTCGCGGGACAGGCGGGGGGGATGGTGCTGCTGGCGAACGGCTCCGGGGGCGGCTGCGAGGCCAGGATCCGCATGCCGATGAATGCGCGGGCCTGA
- a CDS encoding sensor domain-containing diguanylate cyclase, with amino-acid sequence MPGEDDRGGGIFPGRSGWRARFALAWCGLLVLTAAVSLLLGGFSTASGILLAGAVAGEFVLAVASSILLERTLFGHVGRLRNAVTQGTDGPLPSVGGPMAPLAEAISARQERSVATLREAVRDREGRLAQVERLRRDLEETRTNLESNVQYLRTMAEVSTVIAGTLDPEELYRILPERVMAKLGLNDFCIMLYSQETQRLVAKSVSAVNGETTPEFTVAPGEGVAGKVFATGEPAWIPDVGSSPDFLHYKGIRTDVRSFMCVPLVSKGKNIGVLMLNHPEPNAFEPDLLPMMRVLASYLAIAIENAEMFRLVKSLAEKDSLTLLYNHGAFHEKLAIELERANRYIRPVAVIMLDLDHFKEINDRYGHTTGDRVLSLVAGVLGAHLRKTDIAARYGGDEFAVILPETDLSSAAVIAERIAEGISSVRLDIGRGSVISFTASIGYASCGHDAPGRGEILDTADRLMFESKRRGPGGVLGIQI; translated from the coding sequence ATGCCGGGGGAAGACGACAGGGGCGGGGGGATCTTCCCGGGTCGTTCCGGGTGGCGGGCGCGGTTTGCGCTCGCCTGGTGCGGACTTCTTGTTTTGACGGCCGCGGTGTCCCTCCTCCTGGGAGGCTTCTCTACTGCATCCGGCATTTTGCTCGCGGGGGCCGTCGCCGGCGAGTTCGTTCTGGCCGTGGCCAGTTCCATCCTCCTCGAGAGGACCTTGTTCGGGCATGTCGGACGGCTGCGGAACGCCGTGACGCAAGGCACCGACGGCCCGCTGCCGTCGGTTGGAGGTCCCATGGCTCCTCTGGCGGAAGCGATCTCCGCCCGACAGGAGCGGTCGGTCGCCACGCTTCGGGAGGCGGTCCGGGACCGCGAGGGGCGCCTCGCGCAGGTCGAACGCCTTCGGCGCGACCTCGAAGAGACCCGGACAAACCTCGAGTCGAACGTCCAGTACCTCCGGACGATGGCGGAGGTCTCCACCGTCATCGCCGGGACTCTCGATCCAGAGGAACTGTACCGGATCCTCCCGGAACGGGTGATGGCGAAGTTGGGCCTGAACGACTTCTGCATCATGCTCTACTCCCAGGAGACGCAGCGGCTGGTGGCGAAATCCGTTTCAGCGGTCAATGGAGAGACGACGCCGGAGTTCACCGTCGCCCCCGGGGAAGGGGTCGCCGGGAAAGTGTTCGCTACCGGGGAGCCCGCCTGGATCCCCGACGTCGGATCCTCCCCGGACTTTCTGCACTATAAAGGGATTCGCACCGATGTCCGCTCGTTCATGTGCGTCCCCCTCGTGTCGAAGGGGAAGAATATCGGAGTGCTGATGCTCAACCACCCCGAGCCGAATGCCTTCGAACCGGATCTGCTTCCGATGATGCGGGTGCTCGCGTCCTACCTCGCCATCGCCATCGAGAACGCCGAGATGTTCAGGTTGGTCAAATCTCTGGCCGAGAAGGACTCCCTGACGCTACTCTACAACCACGGGGCGTTCCACGAGAAGCTTGCCATCGAACTGGAGCGTGCGAACCGGTACATCCGGCCTGTGGCGGTCATCATGCTTGACCTGGACCACTTCAAGGAGATCAACGACCGGTACGGCCACACGACGGGGGATCGAGTGCTCTCGCTCGTAGCGGGCGTGCTGGGAGCCCACCTCCGGAAAACGGACATCGCGGCGAGGTACGGCGGAGACGAGTTCGCGGTGATTCTTCCGGAGACCGACCTTTCTTCCGCGGCGGTGATCGCGGAGCGCATCGCCGAGGGGATCTCGAGCGTCCGGCTGGATATCGGGAGGGGGAGCGTCATCTCCTTTACCGCGAGCATCGGTTACGCCTCCTGCGGTCATGACGCCCCCGGGCGGGGGGAGATCCTGGACACCGCCGATCGCCTCATGTTCGAATCGAAACGGCGGGGCCCCGGAGGCGTGCTCGGGATACAGATTTAG